The Actinomycetota bacterium genome includes a window with the following:
- a CDS encoding YggT family protein, producing the protein MSLVCRLIQLYIIVLFARIILSWFPVSPDSGLSSVYRFLHTVTEPVLAPIRRVVPPLGVGGMGLDLSPMIVTFGLVFLSGAIC; encoded by the coding sequence GTGTCCCTCGTCTGCCGTCTCATCCAGCTCTACATCATCGTCCTGTTCGCCAGGATCATCCTCTCGTGGTTCCCGGTCAGCCCCGACAGCGGCCTCTCGTCGGTCTACCGGTTCCTCCACACGGTGACCGAACCGGTGCTCGCGCCCATCCGGCGGGTGGTGCCTCCCCTCGGCGTGGGAGGCATGGGCCTCGACCTCTCGCCCATGATCGTGACGTTCGGCCTCGTGTTCCTCAGCGGTGCCATCTGCTGA
- a CDS encoding cell division protein SepF — protein sequence MASIWRRAMVYLGLVDDEEYDEYEPYPPEPQPAPRPVRRAPAMPERSYEPEPSAMSGVRTLPAREPESSVQVQRPAASAVVRPLQPPTQHQKVHALAPSGFNDAKDIGDRLKNGQPVIVNLQGVDRDLARRLIDFSSGLTYGLGGQMEKVADSVFLLTPSNVEVSPEEKRRLQERGLYRS from the coding sequence ATGGCATCAATCTGGCGACGAGCGATGGTTTACCTGGGGCTTGTCGACGACGAGGAGTATGACGAGTACGAGCCGTACCCCCCCGAGCCCCAACCGGCGCCCCGGCCCGTGCGCCGTGCCCCGGCCATGCCCGAGCGCAGCTACGAGCCGGAGCCGTCGGCCATGAGCGGCGTACGCACTCTCCCGGCGCGCGAACCGGAGAGCAGCGTGCAGGTCCAGCGGCCGGCAGCTTCGGCCGTCGTCCGCCCGCTGCAACCGCCCACCCAGCACCAGAAGGTCCACGCGCTGGCCCCCAGCGGGTTCAACGACGCCAAGGACATCGGTGACCGCCTCAAGAACGGCCAGCCCGTGATCGTCAACCTCCAGGGCGTCGACCGCGACCTTGCCCGGCGGCTGATCGACTTCTCGAGCGGGCTGACTTACGGCCTCGGCGGCCAGATGGAGAAGGTCGCCGACTCGGTCTTCCTGCTCACCCCGTCCAACGTCGAGGTCTCCCCCGAGGAAAAGCGGCGCTTGCAGGAGCGCGGGCTCTATCGTTCCTGA
- a CDS encoding YggS family pyridoxal phosphate-dependent enzyme, translating to MTAVVAAAPTVAERLEVVRGRIAAAGGSNSAVTVVAVTKGFGPEAVAAALDAGVADVGESYAQEMATKVGALGAADAGRAEAGPCRWHFLGHVQRNKVRRLAPAVHLWQAVDRLSAGAEIARWSPAAQVLVQVNVSGDPAKHGCRPEDVGALVEALAGLGLQVRGLMAVGPSGPPEAAREGFRSLARQADRLGLAERSMGMSDDLEVAVQEGSTMVRLGRALFGSRPSAPGPRR from the coding sequence GTGACGGCCGTGGTTGCCGCGGCCCCGACCGTGGCCGAACGCCTCGAGGTCGTGAGAGGCCGCATCGCGGCCGCCGGCGGTTCAAACAGCGCCGTGACGGTCGTGGCCGTGACCAAGGGGTTCGGGCCCGAGGCGGTGGCGGCCGCTCTCGACGCGGGCGTGGCCGACGTGGGCGAGAGCTATGCCCAGGAGATGGCCACCAAGGTGGGCGCCCTGGGCGCCGCAGACGCCGGCCGGGCGGAGGCCGGGCCGTGCCGCTGGCACTTCCTGGGCCACGTCCAGCGCAACAAGGTCAGGCGCCTGGCGCCCGCCGTCCACCTGTGGCAGGCGGTCGACCGCCTCTCGGCCGGGGCCGAGATAGCCCGCTGGTCCCCGGCCGCCCAGGTGCTGGTCCAGGTGAACGTCTCGGGCGACCCGGCCAAGCACGGCTGCCGCCCTGAGGACGTCGGAGCGCTGGTCGAGGCCCTGGCCGGGCTCGGCCTCCAGGTCCGCGGGCTGATGGCCGTGGGGCCGAGCGGGCCCCCGGAGGCGGCCCGCGAAGGCTTCCGCAGCCTTGCCCGCCAGGCCGACCGGCTGGGGCTGGCAGAGCGTTCGATGGGTATGAGTGACGACCTCGAGGTCGCCGTGCAGGAGGGGAGCACGATGGTCCGTTTGGGACGGGCCCTGTTCGGGAGCCGCCCCTCGGCGCCCGGGCCCCGGCGATAG
- a CDS encoding laccase domain-containing protein encodes MSAVAGVPTLAPARRLGPAQVRFTGRAEGDMGHGGLYATEVAPEVEQRRRAVCEHPWTWLRQVHGREVVRVARPGAGAGAVADAAVTDQAGCALAVLTADCAPVVLAGQSHRGGALAVAHAGWAGLLAGVVEATVAEMEDLGATGIQALIGPCVHPECYEFGEGDLARMEERFGPSVRARTAAGAPALDLPAAVRVALARAGVTAVADAGACTACSPAWFSWRARRDRGRQATVVWR; translated from the coding sequence ATGAGCGCGGTGGCGGGGGTACCGACCCTCGCTCCGGCGCGCCGCTTGGGCCCCGCTCAGGTCCGCTTCACGGGCCGGGCCGAGGGTGACATGGGCCATGGGGGCCTCTATGCCACCGAGGTGGCGCCCGAGGTCGAGCAGCGCCGCCGGGCGGTGTGCGAACACCCCTGGACGTGGCTGCGCCAGGTGCACGGTCGCGAGGTGGTACGGGTCGCCCGCCCCGGCGCAGGCGCCGGGGCGGTGGCCGACGCGGCAGTGACCGACCAGGCCGGCTGCGCCTTGGCCGTCCTGACGGCCGACTGCGCCCCGGTAGTCCTGGCCGGCCAGTCCCACCGGGGCGGGGCCCTGGCCGTGGCCCACGCGGGCTGGGCCGGGCTCCTGGCCGGCGTCGTCGAGGCGACCGTGGCTGAGATGGAGGACCTGGGTGCGACCGGCATCCAGGCCCTCATCGGTCCATGCGTCCACCCTGAGTGCTACGAGTTCGGCGAAGGCGACCTGGCCCGGATGGAGGAGCGGTTCGGGCCGTCGGTGCGGGCGAGGACGGCCGCCGGCGCTCCCGCCCTCGACCTGCCGGCCGCCGTGCGCGTCGCGCTGGCCCGGGCCGGGGTGACGGCCGTGGCCGACGCAGGAGCCTGCACGGCCTGCTCGCCGGCATGGTTCTCGTGGCGGGCCCGGCGTGATCGCGGACGCCAGGCGACCGTGGTGTGGCGGTGA
- the ftsZ gene encoding cell division protein FtsZ, producing the protein MGAPQNYLAVIKVVGIGGGGVNAVNRMIDAGLKGVEFIAVNTDAQALLMSDADVKLDIGRELTRGLGAGSDPEIGREAAEEHRDEIEEVLKGADMVFITAGKGGGTGTGGAPVIAEIAKNQGALTIGVVTRPFSFEGRVRSNQAEKGIQVLKEKVDTLIVIPNDRLLSVSNEKTSALNAFKMADEVLLQGVQGITDLINTPGLINTDFADVKKIMTNAGTALMGIGYASGEGRAINAARAAISSPLLEASIEGARGILLNISGGSDLGLFEVNEAAEIIHEVAHPDANIIAGMVIDDAMGDEVRVTVIAAGFDRWDEGRDAPRRTEAPRGQAGGLGLSDDDVFGRGGNDVFGRGNDVFGRGGDDLGLADDDDDFDVPSFLK; encoded by the coding sequence ATCGGCGCACCACAGAACTACCTGGCCGTCATCAAGGTGGTCGGCATCGGAGGCGGCGGCGTCAACGCGGTCAACCGCATGATCGACGCCGGCCTGAAGGGCGTCGAGTTCATCGCCGTCAACACCGATGCTCAGGCCCTCCTGATGAGCGACGCCGACGTCAAGCTCGACATCGGCCGGGAACTGACCCGGGGCCTCGGTGCCGGGAGCGACCCCGAGATCGGGCGGGAGGCGGCCGAGGAGCACCGGGACGAGATCGAGGAGGTGCTCAAGGGCGCCGACATGGTCTTCATCACCGCCGGCAAGGGCGGGGGCACGGGCACGGGCGGCGCCCCCGTGATCGCCGAGATCGCCAAGAACCAGGGAGCGTTGACCATCGGGGTGGTGACCCGCCCGTTCTCGTTCGAGGGCCGGGTGCGGTCGAACCAGGCCGAGAAGGGCATCCAGGTGCTCAAGGAGAAGGTCGACACCCTGATCGTCATCCCCAACGACCGCCTGCTGTCGGTCTCCAACGAGAAGACGTCGGCCCTCAACGCCTTCAAGATGGCCGACGAGGTGCTACTCCAGGGTGTCCAGGGCATAACCGACCTCATCAACACCCCGGGGCTCATAAACACCGACTTCGCCGACGTGAAGAAGATCATGACCAACGCGGGCACCGCCCTGATGGGCATCGGCTACGCCTCGGGCGAGGGCCGGGCCATCAACGCGGCCCGGGCCGCCATCTCCAGCCCGTTGCTCGAGGCCTCCATCGAGGGGGCGCGCGGGATCCTGCTCAACATCTCCGGGGGCAGCGACCTCGGCCTGTTCGAGGTCAACGAGGCCGCCGAGATCATCCACGAGGTCGCCCACCCCGACGCCAACATCATCGCCGGCATGGTCATCGACGACGCCATGGGCGACGAGGTGCGGGTGACGGTGATCGCCGCCGGCTTCGACCGCTGGGACGAGGGCCGCGACGCGCCCCGCCGTACCGAGGCCCCCCGGGGCCAGGCCGGCGGCCTCGGCCTGTCCGACGACGACGTCTTCGGCCGGGGTGGCAACGACGTGTTCGGCCGGGGCAACGACGTGTTCGGCCGCGGCGGCGACGACCTCGGGCTGGCCGACGACGATGACGACTTCGACGTCCCGTCCTTCCTCAAGTGA
- a CDS encoding FtsQ-type POTRA domain-containing protein, which yields MDPRIRQRRVDVRRQEGRRRLKALIVLLAVTVLAGAGWAAARSPLLDVDHIEVEGAVRTPLEEVAAATGLRLGAAMVDVDERAVAAGVESLPWVRTAVVHREWPGTLVIRVDERDARAAVPRDGDRWALIDGNGRVLADVEVQPEGLVRIEGLEALPAPGGTVPDAASALAVAAALTPEMAGRTEAVAVVEGGHVELKLNPRGTVRLGPAQDLGAKLRSTETVLSSVGTEDLAVLDVRLPSSPVLTRG from the coding sequence ATGGACCCCCGGATCCGCCAGCGCCGGGTCGACGTCCGGCGCCAGGAGGGGCGGCGCCGCCTGAAGGCGCTGATCGTCCTGCTGGCCGTGACCGTGCTGGCCGGCGCCGGTTGGGCGGCGGCCCGCTCGCCTCTGCTCGACGTCGACCACATCGAGGTCGAGGGTGCGGTGCGCACCCCGCTCGAGGAGGTGGCGGCCGCCACCGGCCTCAGGCTGGGCGCCGCCATGGTCGATGTCGACGAGCGGGCCGTGGCCGCGGGCGTCGAGTCCCTCCCGTGGGTGCGGACCGCGGTCGTGCACCGGGAGTGGCCGGGAACGCTCGTGATCAGGGTGGACGAGCGAGACGCGCGGGCAGCGGTCCCCCGCGATGGGGACCGCTGGGCCCTGATCGACGGCAACGGTCGAGTGCTGGCCGATGTCGAGGTTCAGCCCGAGGGCCTGGTCCGCATCGAGGGCCTAGAGGCCCTGCCGGCACCCGGTGGGACGGTCCCCGACGCCGCCTCCGCTCTGGCCGTGGCCGCCGCCCTCACCCCCGAGATGGCGGGCCGGACCGAGGCCGTCGCGGTGGTGGAGGGCGGCCATGTCGAGCTCAAGCTGAACCCGCGCGGTACCGTACGGCTGGGCCCCGCTCAAGACCTCGGGGCCAAGCTCAGGTCGACGGAGACAGTGCTGTCGTCCGTCGGCACCGAGGACCTCGCGGTCCTCGATGTCAGACTTCCCTCAAGCCCGGTCTTGACTCGCGGGTGA
- the murB gene encoding UDP-N-acetylmuramate dehydrogenase, with the protein MSHPRGRPPGAGPSAGTGARAGPAVEAAAAVLGPRAQRGRLLGPMTTYRVGGPAAIFVEAAGEDDLVAVAEAVAVSGLPVLVIGRGSNLLVADGGFAGLALALGEPFATIDIRGTEVTAGAAATLPVLARRTAAAGLRGLEWAVGVPGSVGGGVRMNAGGHGSDIAATLAGAQVFDLASASWGDRSAADLSLGYRRSALGPREVVLSGRFALARGDREAAEREVTEVVRWRRQHQPGGANAGSVFTNPPGDSAGRLVEAAGLKGHREGSAYVSPKHANFIQVDDGGSAADVVRLMEVVARRVLESSGVELQPEVHMVGFGPISLSTGGLG; encoded by the coding sequence GTGAGCCATCCGCGCGGCCGCCCCCCGGGCGCCGGCCCGAGCGCCGGTACCGGCGCCCGTGCCGGCCCTGCGGTCGAGGCCGCTGCGGCCGTGCTGGGCCCCCGGGCTCAGCGGGGGCGGCTCCTCGGGCCCATGACCACTTACCGTGTCGGCGGGCCGGCCGCCATCTTCGTCGAAGCGGCCGGGGAGGACGACCTTGTGGCGGTGGCCGAGGCCGTGGCTGTGTCGGGCCTACCTGTCCTTGTCATCGGTCGCGGCTCGAACCTCCTGGTGGCCGACGGGGGTTTCGCGGGTCTCGCCCTGGCGCTGGGAGAGCCCTTCGCCACCATCGACATCCGGGGGACCGAGGTCACCGCTGGGGCGGCGGCCACCCTGCCCGTGCTGGCCCGCCGGACAGCAGCCGCCGGCCTGCGGGGGCTGGAGTGGGCCGTGGGCGTCCCCGGGTCGGTGGGTGGCGGCGTCCGCATGAACGCCGGCGGCCACGGGTCAGACATTGCGGCCACACTGGCGGGCGCGCAGGTGTTCGACCTCGCCTCGGCAAGCTGGGGCGACCGCTCGGCCGCCGATCTGTCCCTGGGTTACCGGCGGTCGGCCCTGGGCCCCCGAGAGGTGGTGCTCTCGGGGCGGTTCGCCCTGGCCCGGGGAGACCGCGAGGCGGCCGAGCGGGAGGTGACCGAGGTCGTGCGCTGGCGGCGCCAGCACCAGCCCGGCGGGGCCAACGCGGGGTCGGTGTTCACCAACCCGCCGGGCGATAGCGCCGGCCGGCTGGTGGAGGCGGCCGGGTTGAAGGGCCATCGCGAGGGTTCGGCCTACGTGTCGCCTAAGCACGCCAACTTCATCCAGGTCGACGACGGGGGCTCGGCCGCCGATGTCGTGCGCCTCATGGAGGTCGTAGCCCGGAGGGTGTTGGAGTCCTCCGGGGTCGAGCTCCAGCCCGAGGTCCACATGGTTGGCTTCGGTCCTATATCACTCTCGACTGGAGGTCTAGGATGA
- the murC gene encoding UDP-N-acetylmuramate--L-alanine ligase: protein MGETDAGPELDRPRRVHVVGVAGAGMSAIAEVLVAMGHQVSGSDKAEFPVMDRLRALGARCSAGFDPANVDGAELLAVSTAWLDGNPEVDEARRRGVPVLRRAAVLAAICRQRRTVAVAGTHGKTTTSGMLATVLDGAGTGPSFVVGGELAGLGTGARWGEGEWMVVEADESDGTFLELPAELAVVTSVEPDHLEHWGGLASLQAAFGRFVGAAARAVVCGDDAGAAALAGTPGTDVVTYGFGAANRARLSGYEGDGRRSRFTFALGEDEPVAVDLAVPGRHNALNAAAALAAAAATGVAPSEGARALSGYRGVARRAQYRGERGGVTFVDDYAHLPTEVAAALAAAREGPWPRVVCVFQPHRYSRTAALWREFAHAFTAADLLVVTDVYPAGEAPRPGVSAKLVVDAVLDAHPSQPVAWMPAREDLVAYLRARLRPGDLCLTLGAGDLTSVPDELLGRA, encoded by the coding sequence CAGCGACAAAGCCGAGTTCCCGGTTATGGACCGCCTGCGGGCCCTGGGGGCCCGGTGCTCGGCCGGGTTCGACCCGGCCAACGTGGACGGTGCCGAGCTCCTGGCCGTCTCCACCGCATGGCTCGACGGCAACCCCGAGGTGGACGAGGCCCGCCGCCGGGGCGTTCCCGTGCTGCGCCGGGCGGCCGTGCTGGCCGCCATCTGCCGCCAGCGGCGCACGGTGGCCGTGGCCGGGACCCACGGAAAGACGACAACCTCGGGGATGCTGGCCACCGTCTTGGACGGGGCCGGCACCGGTCCCTCGTTCGTCGTCGGCGGGGAACTGGCGGGCCTGGGCACCGGCGCCCGCTGGGGCGAGGGCGAGTGGATGGTCGTGGAGGCCGACGAGAGCGACGGGACCTTCCTCGAACTGCCGGCCGAGCTGGCCGTGGTGACCAGCGTCGAGCCCGACCACCTCGAGCACTGGGGCGGGCTCGCCTCCCTGCAGGCCGCCTTCGGGCGGTTCGTGGGGGCTGCGGCCCGGGCGGTCGTGTGTGGCGACGACGCCGGGGCGGCCGCCCTGGCCGGCACCCCGGGAACCGATGTCGTCACCTACGGGTTCGGCGCCGCCAACCGGGCGCGCCTGTCGGGCTACGAGGGGGACGGCCGGCGTAGCCGCTTCACGTTCGCCCTCGGTGAGGACGAGCCGGTGGCGGTCGATCTGGCCGTGCCCGGTCGCCACAACGCCCTCAACGCGGCCGCCGCCCTCGCGGCCGCGGCCGCCACGGGTGTGGCCCCCTCCGAAGGGGCGAGGGCCCTGTCCGGCTACCGGGGGGTGGCCCGCCGGGCCCAGTACCGGGGCGAGCGCGGCGGGGTGACCTTCGTCGACGACTACGCCCATCTGCCCACCGAGGTGGCCGCCGCCCTGGCCGCCGCCCGTGAAGGCCCATGGCCGCGGGTCGTGTGTGTGTTCCAGCCCCACCGCTACAGCCGCACGGCCGCCTTGTGGCGCGAGTTCGCCCACGCCTTCACGGCCGCCGACCTGCTGGTCGTGACCGACGTCTATCCCGCCGGCGAGGCCCCCCGGCCCGGGGTGAGCGCCAAGCTGGTGGTCGACGCCGTCCTCGACGCCCACCCCTCCCAGCCGGTGGCCTGGATGCCGGCCCGGGAGGACCTGGTGGCCTACCTCCGGGCCCGGCTGCGCCCCGGCGACCTCTGTCTCACCCTGGGCGCCGGCGACCTCACGTCAGTGCCCGACGAGCTCTTGGGGCGGGCGTGA